In Thermococcus gorgonarius, the genomic window GCCCCTCGACGCTGTTGAGGATGCCTATGAGAGCTGGGATGAGGAAGAGGAGTGGGGCGAAGAAGAGGAATGGGATGATGAAGATTGGGGCGAAGAGGAAGAATGGGATGAGGACTGGGATGATGAAGACTGAACATCCTTCCTCTTTCTTTTAAACCTCAAGCTTTTTAAATTCTTCTTTTTCCCAGCCCGGGGTGAAAATCTTGAGGCGCCGCCCGCAAAAGAGAAAACGGACAACCCTTAAAGCCCTGGAAAAGGGGCGGCAGATGAAACACCGGCCAGACCCTGGAAAGTGGTTCTATTCGTTCATCCCCTTTAAAGTCTCAACTGGTGGTGCCGCCCCCCTAATCTCGCTCCTCACGATGAACCTCGGCGGCGGCCCGACGGATGTTGGTGTTGTGAACGCGATAGGCAGCACCGCATCGATGCTGGGCGGTCTCTTCTGGGGCAGGCTGAGCGACAAACTCAACAGGAGGAAGGTTTTTCTCCTGACGGGGTTTTTGGGCACCGCGGTGGCTTCCATCCTTTTCGCCCTCGCGGAGAGTGTCCACCAGGTTATGGCGATAAACGCGCTCTACACATTCTTTATCGCGGCGACAATACCTATTCCGATCCTCATAATAACCAAGGCCTTCCGCCTGGAAGACTGGGACTACGCCATAGGAAGGTTCAACGAGATAGGCGGCTGGGCATGGGTCGGGGGCATGGTCCTCGGCCTGGTAATGGCCCGGTTCCTCAGTTTGAGAGAGATATTCGTGGTTCTGGGCCTCATCGGGTTGTTATCCCTCCCGTGGGGCGCCGGAACAATACGGGAGGTTCCTTTACACATTGACAGGCGGGTTCTTGGGATATACACGGGTTACGTCGTCGAAAAGTTCAGGTATCTGCCGAACATGGTAACACACCTCCCAAGGTTCTCCACGGAGGGCTTTGGAAGGCTCTACATTTCCACAATTCTCTTCTGGATTGGGGCCATGCTGTACTTCACCCAGTTTCCGGTTCTCCTGAAAAGCAGGGGACTGGGCGCGACGGAGCTTTACATCATGAGTATTGCAAACTCCGCCATTGCAGCCTACATGTACACCCGCGTTGGACTGAGACTCAGGAAGACGGGTGGCTACGGGGCGCTTAAGAAGGGCCTGGCTCTGAGGGGAGTTGCGTTCCTCCTGCTGGCGGTCTCGACTTTTTTGAGGGGAAGCGTTTTCTTCGTTCTGGCGTTCATCTCTTACGCTATAGCCGGCTACACCTGGTCTTACATAAGCGTCTCAACGTCCTCGATAATTTCCCGTCGGGCACCGCCGAAAAAGAAGGGCTCCCTAATAGGTGCCTACAACCTCATCAGCTCTCTGGGGGCCATAATCGGTAACCTGATAAGTGGATTTGTGGTCGAAGCGCTGGGCTTTACCGCTGACTTTGCCCTCGCTTCATCACTGATGTTCCTGGCCCTTGTCCCAATCCTCCGCGAACGTTAAAAGCTTCTATGTCCAACCATACCCGGTGGTGCCCATGTTCTGGCTGAAAACCCGGATTATCGAGGGAGAGGGGAGTTTGAAGGCTCTCTCAAAAGAGGTCAGAGGCTACGAGCGCGTTCTCATACTCTCATCAAGCTCGATGAAGAGGCACGGCTTCCTGAGCGAGGCCGAGGACTATGTGAGAGAAGCCGGCGCGGAGGTCTTCTCGATTACGGGCCTTCCGGCCGAGCCGAGTGTCGAGACGGTCGAGGAGCTACTTCCCAAGTTGAGGGAGGAGTTCCAGCCGGACTTACTGGTGGCCCTTGGCGGTGGGAGCGTCATCGACACGGCTAAAGCTTTAAAGGTCTTCTACGATGCCCCTGAACTGAACTTTGAAGAGATTGCTTTCATCGACCGCTTTTCAAAGCCCAAGCCCGTTCCGAAGCTGAAAACACCGCTAATCGCGATACCCTCGACGAGCGGCGCTGGAAGTGAGGTTTCGGCGGCGAGTGTGCTGAAGAAGGGAGATGCCAAATACAATATCGTCAGCCCGGAGATAGCGCCGGAAGTTGCTATCCTCGATCCCAGACTTCCGAGAACGATGCCGAGGGAGGTTGCCAGGAACTCAGGCCTTGACGTTCTCGTCCACGGAATAGAGGCCTACACGACAAAGGCTGCCAATCCTTTCAGCGACGCGATGGCGATAAAGGCTATAAAGACCGTCTACAAGTGGCTGCCTCTCTCGGTCAAAGGCGACGAGGAAGCGAGGGCAAAAGTCCACTACGCGGCCACTATGGCGGGAATAGCGTTCCTGAACGCGCGCCTAGGTTTAGCCCACGCTATGAGCCACAAGGCGGCATGGATAGGACCGCACGGTCTCCTGAACGCAATATTCATACCCTATGTGATGGAGTTCAACGCCGAGAGAAGCGAGTACGCGAGGAAGCGCTACGCCGAAATAGCGAGAGAACTCGGCTTCAAGACGACCAAAGACCTCATTGAGGTTGTCAGGGAGCTCAACGAGATGCTCGGAGTCCCAAGGCTGAGAGACCTTGTGGACGAGGAGACCTTTATGGCGAAGCTCGACGAGATGGCGGAGAAGGCCTACCGCGACGGGTTAATTGCCTTCAACCCCGTGGAGCCTAAGCCGGAGGAGATAAGGGAGCTTTATCTGAAGGCTTTTCATGGGGAGTGAGCTTGTCGGATTCTTTATTTGAGTTTTTGCAGTGAAAAATAAAATTAAACTAGCCTGAAACTGCAAACCTTTCAAGGATTAAGACGTCGAGCCCGGCTTTTCTAAAGGTTCTCAGCGCGTCCTCAGGGGAGCAGACTATGGGTTCGCCGTGCATGTTGAAGCTGGTGTTCAGAACTGCCCCAAGCCCTGTTTTTTTATGGAATTCTTTAATTACCGAATAGTAGGGTTTGTTAACCTCTTCCCTGACTGCCTGAGGCCTCGTCGTTCCATCGACGTGGACTACCGCCGGAGCAAGCTTTCTAAACTCGCCACTCGCGGTGTAGCTCATGGTCATGAACTCGTTGGGCGTTCCGTTTAAGTCTGCGAGGTATTCATCGGCCTTCTCCCAGAGCATTGAGGGTGCGAAGGGCTGGAAGACGTCCCTCTTCAGCGTGACGTTGAGCCTCTCTTTCACGCTATCGTCGCGCGGGTCAGCTAAGATTGAACGGTTGCCCAAGGCCCTTGGCCCGAACTCCATCGCCCCCTGGAAGAGGCCAACCAGCTTTCCCTCAACGAGGACATCGGCGACGAAGGACGGAACGTCAACCTCCTCGTACTCGACACCCTCGCTCCTCAGGAAGTCCTCAACGTAATCCGGCCCGTATTCTGGCCCGAGATAGACGTGCTCAAGCTTGAAGGGCCTCCACTTTCCGTCGAGCCTCTCCATCTGGGCCTTAACGAAAACCGCCGCCCCGAAGGCCAACCCGCCGTCGTCCATCGCCGGAAAGACCCACAGGTTATCATCGCCGAGAACGTGCCTTAGGATTGCGTTTGCCTTGACGTTCTGGGCGACTCCGCCCGCGTAAGCCACGGGAAGGGCGTGGTTTTTCAGCCTGAGGCCCAGCTCTTCAACCAACTTCTCAAGGTGGGCCTGCGCGCTGGAGGCTATCTCTATTGCCTTCCTCTGGAGCTTTCCGTCGAGCTTTCCGCGCTTCATCTGGTTCGCTATCTCCTTTGCGTGCCTCAGCGGGTAGTCAAATAGTTCCGCCAGCCTTTTCGTCGCCTCAACGCCTACAACGCCGAGGTGGTTCTCAAAAGTCAGACCGTTCAGCTCGATTATAGAGCTTAAATCGTAGGTAGGTTTTCCATAGGCGGCTAAGCTCATCACCTTGCCCTCGTGGCGCATGGGCTTGAATCCCAAAAGCTCGGTAACCGAAGCATAGAAGTCGCCGAGGGAGTCAACGTAGGTGCTCTGGGCTATCCTTATCATCTCGCCCTCTCTCGCGATGTAGACGGAGGAGCTCAGGCCGTCGCCGGCGGCGTCTATGCTCACCGCGAGGGCGTTTCTCCAGCCGCTCGTGTAGTATGCCGAAGCGGAGTGAGCTAAGTGGTGCTCAACAAAGAGAACCTTCCTCTTGAAGTCCGGCCCAAAAACAGCCCTAAGGTTGGCCTCAAGCTCCTTTAGGCGGGAAAGCTTTCTGAAAATCCCTGCAACGGCTATAATTTCAACGTCTTCTGGCTTTGCTTTGGCCATCTCAAGAACTTTCCTCACGCTAAGCTCGGGAAAGCCTCTGTATTTCTTTATCCGGTTTAAGCGCTCTTCGTTCACAGCGAAAATCCTCTCGCCGTCTATAAGAACGGCCCCGGCGTCGTGGCCGTCGTGGATTCCGAGTATCATGAGGGCGCCTCCCGGGCTATAGTTTACCCGTAAGTAATTTACTCAGGAGTAAATTGTCCAAAAGGGAAAGAGAAATCAGTAAGTCCTCGCGAACCTTGCTATGAACTTCGCCTCCCTGCCGCAGACCGGGCACTTCTTCCCTTCCG contains:
- a CDS encoding carbamoyltransferase family protein: MILGIHDGHDAGAVLIDGERIFAVNEERLNRIKKYRGFPELSVRKVLEMAKAKPEDVEIIAVAGIFRKLSRLKELEANLRAVFGPDFKRKVLFVEHHLAHSASAYYTSGWRNALAVSIDAAGDGLSSSVYIAREGEMIRIAQSTYVDSLGDFYASVTELLGFKPMRHEGKVMSLAAYGKPTYDLSSIIELNGLTFENHLGVVGVEATKRLAELFDYPLRHAKEIANQMKRGKLDGKLQRKAIEIASSAQAHLEKLVEELGLRLKNHALPVAYAGGVAQNVKANAILRHVLGDDNLWVFPAMDDGGLAFGAAVFVKAQMERLDGKWRPFKLEHVYLGPEYGPDYVEDFLRSEGVEYEEVDVPSFVADVLVEGKLVGLFQGAMEFGPRALGNRSILADPRDDSVKERLNVTLKRDVFQPFAPSMLWEKADEYLADLNGTPNEFMTMSYTASGEFRKLAPAVVHVDGTTRPQAVREEVNKPYYSVIKEFHKKTGLGAVLNTSFNMHGEPIVCSPEDALRTFRKAGLDVLILERFAVSG
- a CDS encoding iron-containing alcohol dehydrogenase — encoded protein: MFWLKTRIIEGEGSLKALSKEVRGYERVLILSSSSMKRHGFLSEAEDYVREAGAEVFSITGLPAEPSVETVEELLPKLREEFQPDLLVALGGGSVIDTAKALKVFYDAPELNFEEIAFIDRFSKPKPVPKLKTPLIAIPSTSGAGSEVSAASVLKKGDAKYNIVSPEIAPEVAILDPRLPRTMPREVARNSGLDVLVHGIEAYTTKAANPFSDAMAIKAIKTVYKWLPLSVKGDEEARAKVHYAATMAGIAFLNARLGLAHAMSHKAAWIGPHGLLNAIFIPYVMEFNAERSEYARKRYAEIARELGFKTTKDLIEVVRELNEMLGVPRLRDLVDEETFMAKLDEMAEKAYRDGLIAFNPVEPKPEEIRELYLKAFHGE
- a CDS encoding MFS transporter, with amino-acid sequence MKHRPDPGKWFYSFIPFKVSTGGAAPLISLLTMNLGGGPTDVGVVNAIGSTASMLGGLFWGRLSDKLNRRKVFLLTGFLGTAVASILFALAESVHQVMAINALYTFFIAATIPIPILIITKAFRLEDWDYAIGRFNEIGGWAWVGGMVLGLVMARFLSLREIFVVLGLIGLLSLPWGAGTIREVPLHIDRRVLGIYTGYVVEKFRYLPNMVTHLPRFSTEGFGRLYISTILFWIGAMLYFTQFPVLLKSRGLGATELYIMSIANSAIAAYMYTRVGLRLRKTGGYGALKKGLALRGVAFLLLAVSTFLRGSVFFVLAFISYAIAGYTWSYISVSTSSIISRRAPPKKKGSLIGAYNLISSLGAIIGNLISGFVVEALGFTADFALASSLMFLALVPILRER